The following are encoded in a window of Flavobacterium sp. WC2421 genomic DNA:
- a CDS encoding DUF2231 domain-containing protein, which yields MNDAHLHLVVNHFPIIGSILGLGVLIAGLFLKNNSVKNTGFFLLIIAAVFALASMATGDGAEEMVKDMPTIGEKIIHEHEQIAEKFALVLYATGIFSIVSLYATQKRNKFAKIVTYITLILALIAAGLSTFVGTSGGEIRHTEIRDNNDTLVSKNINSVRPGFNDTLKRKVDE from the coding sequence ATGAATGATGCTCATTTACACTTAGTAGTTAACCATTTTCCAATTATTGGATCTATATTGGGCCTTGGGGTTTTAATTGCTGGACTATTTTTAAAAAATAATTCGGTTAAGAATACAGGTTTTTTTCTACTTATTATTGCAGCTGTTTTCGCGTTGGCAAGCATGGCGACAGGTGATGGCGCTGAAGAAATGGTAAAAGATATGCCTACAATTGGAGAAAAAATTATTCATGAACATGAGCAAATAGCCGAGAAATTTGCTTTGGTGTTATATGCAACTGGTATTTTCAGTATTGTATCACTTTATGCAACTCAAAAAAGAAATAAATTTGCAAAAATAGTAACATACATCACTTTGATTCTGGCGTTAATTGCTGCTGGACTATCAACGTTCGTAGGAACATCTGGTGGAGAAATTCGTCATACTGAAATTAGAGATAACAATGACACTTTGGTTTCTAAAAATATAAATAGTGTCCGTCCCGGTTTTAATGATACGCTAAAAAGGAAAGTCGACGAATAA
- the hisG gene encoding ATP phosphoribosyltransferase: MSTLKIAIQKSGRLNEDSIQILKDCGISINNGIDQLKAEASNFPLEVLYLRNSDIPQYLIDGVVDIAIVGDNLLVEKGKGIQVIQKLGFSKCKVSVAVPKTFEYNSIQDLDGLRIATSYPNTVIEYFNSFGVNVDIHQISGSVEIAPNIGLADAIVDIVSSGSTLFKNNLKEVEIIYKSEAVLAVSPKVTPDVQKLIDTLKFRIESVLRARKSKYILMNVPNDKIEEVGKILPVLRSLTVLPLAQEGWSSVHSVIDKDTFWQVIDQLKDAGAEGILICPIEKMVL, from the coding sequence ATGAGTACATTAAAAATTGCAATTCAAAAATCAGGACGTTTAAACGAAGACAGTATCCAAATTCTAAAAGATTGCGGAATCTCTATTAACAATGGAATTGATCAATTAAAAGCAGAAGCTTCAAATTTCCCTTTAGAAGTTTTATACTTAAGAAACTCTGATATTCCTCAATACTTAATTGATGGTGTGGTAGATATTGCCATTGTAGGAGACAATTTATTGGTTGAAAAAGGGAAAGGGATTCAAGTGATTCAAAAGCTTGGTTTTTCTAAATGTAAAGTTTCAGTTGCTGTACCCAAAACATTCGAATACAATTCTATTCAAGATTTAGATGGATTGCGTATTGCGACTTCTTACCCAAATACGGTAATCGAATATTTCAATTCTTTTGGAGTAAATGTAGATATTCACCAAATTTCTGGTTCGGTTGAGATCGCTCCAAATATTGGTCTAGCCGATGCCATTGTTGATATTGTTTCAAGCGGAAGTACGTTGTTTAAAAACAATTTAAAGGAAGTTGAAATTATTTATAAAAGTGAAGCGGTATTGGCAGTTTCTCCAAAAGTAACTCCAGATGTTCAAAAATTAATTGACACCTTAAAATTTAGAATTGAATCCGTTTTAAGAGCGCGAAAATCAAAATATATTTTGATGAACGTGCCTAATGATAAAATTGAAGAAGTAGGTAAAATTCTTCCAGTATTGCGTAGTTTAACAGTTTTGCCATTGGCGCAAGAAGGATGGAGCAGTGTACACTCTGTAATTGATAAAGATACTTTCTGGCAAGTAATCGATCAATTGAAAGACGCTGGTGCCGAAGGAATTTTGATATGCCCAATTGAAAAAATGGTGCTGTAA
- a CDS encoding VIT1/CCC1 transporter family protein produces MDLKKLKEQLQVEVDTAFLYESIAAIQTDDNLVRVLQSLGEIEKGHAKHMFDKVISFESNYKMPLPSSRAKFQLKLGKFFGYGSIISSLSNIEKQFAVNAIKNKLQSGEKPTGFEHNHLKIIEAVNDNAALNVSGGFLSKFESRHKSVGGNALRAAVLGSNDGLVSNMSLVMGVAGAAVSNNTILLTGIAGLMAGAISMALGEWLSVQSSRELNQRQIDLETEELEASPEEEKKELVLLYQAKGMNMEEAKKLADKAFETPETAIDAIIKEELGIDKEELGGSAWEAAIASFVLFSIGAIIPLYPFMILDGMNAIYLSIGSSVIGLFGIGAAITLLTGKSILFSGFRQVFFGLAAAAVTYGIGSLIGVSLAA; encoded by the coding sequence ATGGATTTAAAAAAATTAAAAGAGCAATTACAAGTAGAAGTAGATACTGCATTTTTGTACGAAAGTATTGCTGCTATTCAAACGGATGATAATTTAGTTCGTGTTTTACAAAGTTTAGGTGAAATTGAAAAGGGGCATGCTAAACATATGTTTGACAAAGTCATTTCATTTGAGTCTAATTATAAAATGCCACTGCCTTCTTCTAGAGCAAAATTTCAATTAAAACTTGGTAAGTTTTTTGGCTACGGATCGATAATCAGTAGTTTATCCAATATTGAAAAGCAATTTGCGGTTAACGCTATTAAAAATAAATTACAAAGTGGTGAAAAACCAACAGGTTTTGAGCACAATCATCTTAAAATAATTGAAGCAGTAAATGATAATGCTGCGTTGAATGTTTCGGGAGGTTTTCTATCTAAATTTGAAAGCCGACATAAATCAGTGGGAGGTAATGCCTTGCGCGCTGCTGTATTAGGTTCGAATGATGGCTTGGTTTCCAATATGAGTTTAGTAATGGGAGTTGCAGGTGCCGCCGTTTCTAATAATACTATTTTACTAACTGGAATTGCAGGGTTAATGGCAGGAGCAATTTCAATGGCATTGGGAGAATGGTTGTCCGTACAAAGTTCGAGAGAATTGAACCAACGCCAAATTGATTTAGAAACAGAAGAACTAGAAGCTTCGCCAGAAGAAGAGAAAAAAGAGCTTGTTTTATTATATCAAGCTAAAGGAATGAATATGGAAGAGGCTAAAAAATTAGCCGATAAAGCATTTGAAACTCCTGAAACTGCAATTGATGCAATAATTAAAGAAGAACTAGGAATAGATAAAGAAGAATTAGGTGGTTCCGCTTGGGAAGCTGCAATTGCCTCTTTTGTCCTTTTTTCAATAGGAGCCATAATACCATTATATCCTTTTATGATTTTAGACGGAATGAATGCCATTTATTTAAGTATTGGCAGCAGTGTAATAGGGCTTTTTGGAATTGGTGCTGCAATAACGTTACTAACAGGGAAAAGTATATTATTTTCAGGTTTTAGACAAGTATTTTTTGGCTTAGCGGCAGCGGCCGTCACCTATGGAATTGGATCATTGATAGGCGTATCCTTAGCAGCTTAG
- the hisD gene encoding histidinol dehydrogenase, producing MNKIYDPKPNTWSAILERPTKTIDDIELTVKEIFKEVQKKGDTAVAKYTSIFDGVNFENLEVSIQEIETAVATVPNELKDAIQLAKSNIEKFHTAQKTAKVEVETVEGVQCWQEKRPIQKIGLYIPGGTAPLFSTVLMLAVPARIAGCNEIVLCSPPDKKGVINPAILYAAQLCGVTKILKVGGIQAIAGMTFGTQTIPKVYKIFGPGNQFVTVAKQLATQFGVAIDMPAGPSELLVVADDTAIPSFVASDLLSQAEHGTDSQVILVSTSKKLIDAVEAEIQIQLEQLPRKAIAEKAIANSKLIYVENDKTALELINEYGPEHFIVCTANDDFFIDGIENAGSVFIGNYTPESAGDYASGTNHTLPTNGYAKNYSGVNLDSFTKSMTFQKISEKGIQNIGNAIEIMAEAEGLQAHKNAVTLRLKSLE from the coding sequence ATGAATAAAATATACGACCCAAAACCCAATACCTGGTCAGCAATTCTAGAACGACCTACTAAGACTATCGACGACATCGAACTTACTGTAAAAGAAATTTTTAAGGAAGTTCAGAAAAAAGGAGATACCGCTGTGGCCAAATATACTTCGATTTTTGACGGAGTAAATTTTGAAAATCTAGAAGTATCTATACAAGAAATCGAAACTGCTGTTGCTACCGTTCCTAACGAATTGAAAGATGCGATTCAATTGGCTAAAAGCAATATTGAAAAATTCCATACAGCTCAAAAAACGGCAAAAGTAGAAGTAGAAACAGTAGAAGGAGTACAATGTTGGCAAGAGAAAAGACCGATTCAAAAGATTGGTTTGTATATACCAGGAGGAACTGCTCCCTTATTTTCAACTGTTTTGATGCTTGCCGTTCCTGCTCGAATTGCAGGTTGTAATGAAATTGTTTTATGTTCTCCTCCTGATAAAAAAGGAGTTATAAATCCAGCCATTTTATACGCAGCACAATTATGTGGTGTTACTAAAATTTTAAAAGTAGGTGGTATTCAGGCAATTGCAGGAATGACTTTTGGTACCCAAACGATCCCTAAAGTGTATAAAATTTTTGGACCTGGAAACCAATTCGTTACTGTTGCCAAGCAATTAGCAACTCAATTTGGTGTAGCAATTGACATGCCTGCTGGACCTTCTGAATTACTTGTTGTTGCCGATGATACTGCTATTCCATCTTTTGTAGCTTCTGATTTATTGTCTCAAGCAGAGCACGGTACAGACAGTCAGGTTATTTTGGTGTCAACTTCAAAAAAACTGATTGACGCCGTTGAAGCCGAAATTCAAATTCAACTAGAGCAATTACCTAGAAAAGCGATTGCCGAAAAAGCGATTGCCAACTCAAAGTTAATTTATGTAGAAAATGATAAAACTGCTTTAGAATTAATCAATGAATATGGACCGGAACATTTCATAGTTTGTACTGCAAACGATGATTTTTTTATCGACGGAATCGAAAATGCAGGTTCGGTTTTTATTGGGAATTATACCCCTGAAAGCGCTGGAGACTATGCTTCGGGTACTAATCATACCTTACCAACAAATGGTTATGCTAAAAATTATAGCGGAGTAAACCTAGATAGTTTTACTAAATCAATGACTTTTCAAAAAATCTCTGAAAAGGGAATTCAAAATATTGGTAACGCCATTGAAATTATGGCAGAAGCCGAAGGGCTGCAAGCGCATAAGAATGCGGTGACACTAAGGTTGAAGAGTTTAGAATAA
- a CDS encoding efflux RND transporter periplasmic adaptor subunit — protein MKKTLYIFTLSILFVSCKETKSEEVIDKNDNLISVTTAQFKSGAMEISAPVEEDFDVTVKTSGKIDVPPQNRAQITSFIGGYVKSTTLLVGDKVSKGQALLTLENTEFLDIQKEYLDVAEQIKYLKSEYERQKTLFDEKITSQKNYLKAESDYRRAKGMYQSLKAKLLMLNISPANVEKGNLTSVITIYAPISGDIVVMNANVGMHVSPSDVILDIIQTSHLHLELNVFEKDILNVKEGQKIKFTVPEASKDVFNAEVHLVGKSIEGSDRTINVHGHLDETMKQKLITGMFVEAAIIVDSKKGLAIPTEALITENNKYFVLLLKEDKNNSYFFKKVAVKVGERSEKFIEILPDTHINSSSKILVKGVFDVTN, from the coding sequence ATGAAAAAAACACTATATATATTTACTCTTTCCATTCTATTTGTTTCTTGTAAAGAGACAAAATCAGAAGAAGTCATTGATAAAAATGACAATCTAATATCAGTTACAACAGCGCAATTTAAGTCGGGTGCAATGGAAATTTCAGCTCCTGTTGAGGAAGATTTTGACGTAACGGTAAAAACATCGGGAAAAATTGATGTACCGCCACAAAATAGAGCTCAGATCACTTCGTTTATAGGTGGATATGTGAAATCTACAACACTTCTAGTAGGTGATAAAGTGAGTAAAGGACAAGCTTTATTGACATTAGAAAACACAGAATTTTTAGATATTCAAAAAGAATATTTAGATGTTGCAGAGCAAATTAAGTATCTAAAGTCGGAGTATGAACGTCAGAAAACATTATTCGATGAAAAAATCACTTCTCAAAAAAATTATTTAAAAGCAGAGAGTGACTATCGCAGAGCAAAAGGGATGTACCAAAGCTTAAAAGCAAAATTATTGATGCTTAATATTAGCCCTGCAAATGTTGAAAAAGGAAATTTAACTTCTGTAATAACCATTTATGCCCCGATATCTGGTGATATTGTTGTAATGAATGCCAATGTTGGTATGCACGTTTCTCCATCGGATGTAATATTAGATATTATTCAAACTTCTCATTTACATTTGGAATTAAATGTTTTTGAAAAAGATATATTGAATGTAAAAGAAGGACAAAAAATTAAATTTACTGTTCCAGAGGCTTCAAAAGATGTTTTTAACGCCGAAGTTCATTTAGTAGGAAAATCGATAGAAGGAAGTGATAGAACAATCAATGTTCATGGCCATTTAGACGAAACCATGAAACAAAAATTAATAACAGGAATGTTTGTAGAAGCTGCTATTATAGTGGATTCAAAGAAAGGTTTAGCAATTCCTACCGAAGCATTAATAACAGAAAATAATAAATACTTTGTACTTTTATTGAAAGAAGATAAAAACAACAGTTATTTCTTTAAAAAAGTGGCAGTTAAAGTTGGCGAACGTTCTGAAAAATTTATTGAAATTCTTCCGGATACTCATATTAATTCATCTTCAAAAATTTTGGTAAAAGGTGTTTTTGATGTTACTAATTAA
- the hisC gene encoding histidinol-phosphate transaminase — MENFDLNNLVRENVKTMKPYSSARDEFKDFDVAQMIFLDANENPYQNGVNRYPDPQQSSVKAVLAKQRNLKIDQVLLGNGSDEVLDLLFRAFCEPKEDNVITLPPTYGMYGVLANINAVTNKEVLLSTDFQPEIDSILDTVDANTKIIFLCSPNNPTGNSFSDESIVTLLQNFNGLVVIDEAYIDFSKKQSWLNELDEYPNLIITQTLSKAYGLAGIRLGICYASAGIISVLNKIKPPYNVNELTQQRALERLADIEKIQLEIDSIIIQRDDLLKVLKEVKFVSKIYPTEANFVLIKVDDATKRYNELIAKGIVIRNRTTQPLCENTLRLTIGTAEENKKLMEALLAIS; from the coding sequence ATGGAAAATTTCGATTTAAATAATTTAGTTCGTGAGAACGTCAAAACCATGAAGCCGTATTCATCGGCTCGTGATGAGTTTAAAGATTTTGATGTGGCTCAAATGATATTTTTGGATGCCAATGAAAATCCGTATCAAAATGGTGTAAACAGGTATCCCGATCCACAACAAAGCAGCGTGAAAGCAGTTTTAGCCAAACAAAGAAACCTAAAAATCGATCAAGTTTTATTAGGAAACGGAAGTGATGAAGTATTGGATTTGCTATTTAGAGCTTTTTGTGAGCCTAAAGAAGATAATGTAATTACTTTACCGCCTACATATGGAATGTATGGGGTTTTAGCCAATATTAATGCGGTAACCAATAAAGAAGTATTACTTTCTACTGATTTCCAACCAGAGATAGATTCCATTCTAGATACTGTAGATGCTAATACTAAAATAATCTTTTTATGTTCGCCAAACAACCCAACAGGAAACTCTTTTTCTGATGAAAGTATAGTGACATTACTTCAAAATTTTAATGGATTAGTAGTTATCGATGAAGCGTATATCGACTTTTCAAAAAAACAAAGTTGGTTGAATGAATTAGATGAATATCCAAATTTAATCATTACACAAACACTTTCAAAAGCCTATGGTTTGGCAGGAATTCGTTTAGGTATTTGTTATGCTTCAGCTGGAATAATTTCGGTTTTAAACAAAATAAAACCTCCGTATAATGTGAATGAATTAACGCAACAAAGAGCATTAGAAAGATTAGCTGATATAGAAAAAATTCAACTTGAAATAGACTCTATTATAATACAAAGAGATGATTTACTTAAAGTATTAAAAGAAGTTAAATTTGTTTCTAAAATATACCCAACCGAAGCTAATTTTGTGTTGATTAAAGTGGATGATGCGACTAAACGCTATAATGAATTAATCGCAAAAGGGATTGTTATTCGAAACAGAACTACCCAACCACTGTGTGAAAACACGTTGCGTTTAACCATTGGAACAGCAGAAGAAAATAAAAAATTAATGGAAGCACTATTAGCGATAAGCTAA